The DNA sequence CTCCAGCGCATCGTGCGCCGCACGCTCGGTACCTCACCCGTCCGCTTCGTCCAGGACCTGCGTGTCGAGCACGCCTCACACCTGCTGCGGACAACGGACCTGCCCCTCGAAGCCATCGCCCGCAAAGTCGGCTACGAACACGCCAACACCCTGCGCATCCTGCTTCGCGAACGCACCGGAGAGACGGCGAGCTCCCTGCGGGCGCGATGAGTTCCAGGCCGGCCGAGGGGGACTGCTGCTGTGCGTGGAAGCAGCACGGCTGCCGGCGCACAGACCGCGGCGGCGCGGAGCCGATGTGTGCTCCGCGCCGCCACGGTGGCGTCCGGTATGTGATGCGCTAGCGGCGGGACGCGGCCCTGCCTCGCCGGTACAAGAAGGTCCCGGCGGCCAGCAGCGCTCCGCCGCCGGCCATGGCGGCCAGGACACCTTCATCGATGCCGGTGTCGGGCAACTCCCCGTGCGGGGCCGGCTTCTCGGGTGCACGCCTGGTCGGCGTCGGAGTAGGTGAGGCCGGCGGGGTGGTGTGCGGCGGAGGCGTGGGCTTGGGCGGCTCCTCGGGGCCGTATCCGGCCGGTTCGTCGGGGCCGTATCCGGCTGGTTCGTCCGGGCCGTATCCGGCCGGTTCGTCGGGACCGTATCCGGCCGGTTCGTCGGGGCCGTACCCGGCTGGTTCCTCCGAGCCGTATCCGGTCGGTTCGTCGGGCCCGTACCCGGACGGTTCCGACGGCCCGTACCCGGACGGTTCATCGGGCCCGTATGCGGATGTCTCCCGTGTGCCGGACGCGTCCCCACGGCCGTTCGCGGACGGTTCCCCTGTGTGGTGCCCGGACGTGTCTTGCGAGTCCTGGCCCCACATCTTGTCGAACCGGGACATGGTGTCTTCGACCTTGGAGTGCATGGCGTCAAATTGCTTGACGTCGAACGGCTCGTCCGGGACCTCCCACTGGAACGCACGGCTCGACGGCGCTGTGGGCGCATCCGCCTCTGTGCCTTGTGGATCGTGGGCCGCGAACGCCCATGTGCCGCACAGGGACAGGGCGCTTGTGGTGGCGGCCACGGCCAGTGCCCTGCTGAGGATCTGTCGCACTCTAGTTGTCTTTCTCTCGGACGGCAGGGTCGCGGCGCGTGCGAACGCAACGGCACCTACGCACTCGCCGAGACGGGCAAATTGTGCACGAATGGTGAAGGTTCGCAGGTGTTGAAATGCTTGTACTGCTCTGGAATTAACCCAATCGTCCCTCTGTGGGGCTAGTTGGCACGAAGCGAAAGGCCCTGCCGCGCCGGAGATGAACCCGGCGAGGGAGGGCCTGAGGCTGCTCGGGGACCAGTGCTTCAGTCGATGCGCGTCCCCGCGCCACTGACTCGGACCCGCGGGTCACCCGCGCGCAGCGTCACGGTGAGTTCACCAGGGCGGCCCAGATCCGCGCCCTGGTGCAGCGTGAGGACGGCGGCCTGGTCGACCAGGCCCAGCTCGCGGGCGTACGCACCGAACGCGGCGGCCGCGGCGCCGGTTGCCGGGTCCTCGACGACGCCGCCGACGGGGAACGGGTCACGGACGTGGAACACGGTGGGGGACTCCCGCCACACCAGTTGAACCGTGGTCAGGTCCAGGCGGTGCATCAGGGCTTCGAGGCGAGTGAAGTCGTACCTGAGATCCGCGAGGCGGGCGCGCGTTGCCGCCGCGAGAACGAGATGGCGGGCGCCGGCGAAGGCGACGCGGGGCGGGAAGGACGGGTCGAGATCGGCGGCCGGCCAGTCGAGCGCGGCGAGTGCCTCGGCGAGGTCTGCGTCCCCGATTTCCTCGATGTGCGGCTCCACGCTGGTGAGCGTGGCCCTGATCGTCCCGCCCTCCTCGGTGACCTCCACCGGCACGGTGCCCGCGCGCGTCGCGAACACCAACTCCCCGGGACCGATCCGTTCGGCGAGCGCGACCGCGGTCGCGACAGTGGCGTGCCCGCAGAACGGCACCTCGGCCTTGGGGCTGAAGTAGCGGATGGTGTACGCCCGTCCCGCCTGGCCGACGAGGCCCTCCGGGGGCGCCGTCAGGAACGCGGACTCCGAGTACCCGAGGTCGGCGGCGATGGCCAACATGTCGTTGTCGCCCAGGCCGGCGGCGTCCAGAACGACGCCGGCGGGGTTTCCGCCGTCGGGCGTGCCGGCGAAGGCGGTGTAGCGCAATACCTCGGGCTGCTGCGGTGAGTTCGTCGTCATGATCGTGGCAACCGGGGCGAGCCGGCGGTCATTCCCCCGGGTGGCCCGCCTGCCTCTCAGCCCTTCACCGCCCCCGATGTGAGGCCCTGAACGATGTGCCGGCTGGCGAAGGCGAACAGGAGCATGGTGGGCAGGATCGTGAGCACGGCTGCCGCGGACATCGAGCCCCAGTCGATGTTGAAGCCGGAGATGAAGCCGTTCAGGGCCGTGGGCACGGTCTTGTTGCTGTCGCTGTTCATGAGCGTCACGGACAGGAACAGCTCGTTCCAGCAGTTGACGAAGTTGAAGATGAAGGCGGCGACGATGCCGGGGCGCATCACCGGCAGCAGGACGCGGAACAGCGCAGTGAACCGGGACAGGCCGTCGATCATGGCGGCCTCCTCCAGCGCGTCCGGGATGTTCTCGAAGAAGCCGCGCAGCATCACCGTGCAGAACGGGATGCACACCGCGATGTAGACGAGGATCAGGCCGAAGCGGTTGTCGACCAGCTTGAGATCGGTCATCAGCAGGTACAGCGGTCCCAGCGCGATGAACGACGGGATCATCTGGGTGACCAGCGCGGCCATCAGCAGCGCGGACTTGGTGCGGAACTCGAAGCGGGCCAGCACATATGCGGAGAGCATCGAGATCGCCGTGGCCGTCGCGCCGGCCACGGTGGAGACGATGAGGCTGTTGGTGAGGTAGGTCCCGAAGTCCGCCGTGCCGAACAGGCCGCTGTAGTTCTCCAAGGAGAACCGCTCGGGCCAGTAGGCGAGTGGGAAGTGGAAGATGTCGCCGGGTGCCTTGAGCGAGGTGACGGTGATCCAGTAGAGCGGAAAGACGGTGAAGAGCAGCCACACGCCGAGGAACGCGAACTTGACGATCCGGCCGGCCACGGACTCCTTGCCGATCACGACCGCACCCCCTTCTTCTCGCGCGTGGCCATGAGGAAGAACACCGCGAACACCAGCAGCGCGGCCACCACGAGGAGGCCGAGCGCGGAGGCCCTGCCGTAGTCGCCCTGCTGAGTGATCTTGATCATCCAGGTGGTCACGATGTGCGTCTCGTTGTTCGGCCCGCCGCCGGTCATGCCGAAGATCAGGTCGGGGAAGTTGAAGATCCAGATCACCCGTAGCAGCACGGTCAGGGCCAGTGTGGTGCGGATGTACGGGATGGTGATCTGGAAGAGCGTGCGTGACTTGCTCGCGCCGTCGAGTGCCGCCGCCTCGTAGAGCTCGTCGGGGATCGACTGGAGCGCGGCCAGGATCATGATCGCGAAGAAGGTGACCCCGTACCAGATGTTTGCGATGAGCACGGCCACCATCGCCGTCTTCGGGTCCGCCAGCCAGGCGATCGGCTCGTCGATCAGTCCGGCCTTCTGCAGCAGGTCGTTGACGACCCCGAACTCGCTGTTGAACAGCCAGCGGAACAGGATGCCGATGAGGAATCCGGAGATCGCCCAGGGGAAGAAGATCAGCGCCTGGTAGAGGCCGCGGAAGCGGAAGCGGCGGCGCAGCCACAGGGCGAGGGCGAAGCCGATCACCAGCTGGGGGACGATCGAGCCGACCACCCAGACCGCGGTGTTGCCGAGCACGGTGCCCCAGGCGGGGTCCGCGAAGACGTCGCGGAAGTTCTTCAGCCCGACCCATGACGTGTCCGTGAGGTCGGTCAACTTCCAGTTGCGGAAGGCCATCTGGCCACCCGCGATCATGGGGTAGTAGGTGAAGACCGCAACGAAGACCGCCGCCGGCGCCATGAAGGCAGCGATCTGCAGGCCACGCCGGGTGGTGAACTCCCGCCTCCGGCCGCCCCCTTGGGGGAGACCTCGCTTGCGGGAGGCCTCCCCCCTGCCCGACCCCGTCGTCTTCGCCGTACTTGTGGACGTGACGGACATGCCTACTGCTCCTGCTGCCATTTCTCGGTCCAGTACGCGTCCCAGCCCGCGAGGAGCTTCTTGGGCGTCGTCTTGCCCAGGATCAGCTTCTGCACGTCGGCGTCCGCCTTCTGCTGCCACTCGGCCCACCAGGTGACGCCGCGGGGCTGGGTGACGACCAGGTACGTGTCCGGCTGCTCGGTCATGGTGACGTAGCTCGACCAGGGGCCGGTCCTGTAGAAGGGGTCGCTGGTCGCGGACTTGAGGATGGGCACCAGGCTGTTCTTCTTGGTGAACGTCGTCGACGCCTCGCCCTGCGAGAGGAACTCGACCAGCTTCACGGCCTCGGCCTTGTGCCCGCTGCCCTTGGCGACACCCCACCCGGCGGTGGCCAGCGGCTGCACGGTCTTGCCGCCCGGGCCGGCCACCAGCGGCGCGGTGCCCCACTGGCCCTTCGAGATCGACTTGGACTCCGAGACCGTGGCGATCACCTCGGGGTCCTGGAGCAGGAATGCCGTCGACCCGTTGGAGAAGGCCTCGACCATCTCCGGGTAGCCCCAGGAGACGGACGACTTGGGGGACGCCTGCTTGAAGAGCTCGAGGTAGTTCTCCATCGCGTCCTGCGCCTCGGGGGCGGAGAAGATCGTACGGCCGCTCTTGAGCTTGAAGCCGTTGGCCGGGTCGACCTGGTCGGCGAGGTAGGCCTCGATGGCGGCGGTGGCGTTGCTGTTGGAGTTGGCGCCGCCACGGAAGGCGTAGCCGTATCGGCGCTTGGCCGGGTCGTGGACGGCGGAGGCCTGCTCCACCAGTTCCGCCCAGGTGGCCGGCGGCTTGCTGAAGCCCGCCTCCTTGATCAGGTCCTTGCGGTAGAAGAGGCTCAGGCCGTAGAAGCCGTACGGGACGAAGTACGTCCTGCCCTTGGCGTCCTTCGAGGCGTTGACGGCGTTCTCCGTCATCGCCTCCCAGCCCTTCCAGCCGTCGAGGTCCTTCTTCATGTCGTAGAGCCAGCCGTTGTTCGACCAGGGCCCGACGGTGATGTCGCGGACTTCCAGGACGTCCACTCCGCTGCCGGACTGGAGCATCTGCTGGAGTTTCTGGTCGGCCTGCTCG is a window from the Streptomyces sp. NBC_00299 genome containing:
- a CDS encoding LPXTG cell wall anchor domain-containing protein produces the protein MRQILSRALAVAATTSALSLCGTWAFAAHDPQGTEADAPTAPSSRAFQWEVPDEPFDVKQFDAMHSKVEDTMSRFDKMWGQDSQDTSGHHTGEPSANGRGDASGTRETSAYGPDEPSGYGPSEPSGYGPDEPTGYGSEEPAGYGPDEPAGYGPDEPAGYGPDEPAGYGPDEPAGYGPEEPPKPTPPPHTTPPASPTPTPTRRAPEKPAPHGELPDTGIDEGVLAAMAGGGALLAAGTFLYRRGRAASRR
- a CDS encoding PhzF family phenazine biosynthesis protein, giving the protein MTTNSPQQPEVLRYTAFAGTPDGGNPAGVVLDAAGLGDNDMLAIAADLGYSESAFLTAPPEGLVGQAGRAYTIRYFSPKAEVPFCGHATVATAVALAERIGPGELVFATRAGTVPVEVTEEGGTIRATLTSVEPHIEEIGDADLAEALAALDWPAADLDPSFPPRVAFAGARHLVLAAATRARLADLRYDFTRLEALMHRLDLTTVQLVWRESPTVFHVRDPFPVGGVVEDPATGAAAAAFGAYARELGLVDQAAVLTLHQGADLGRPGELTVTLRAGDPRVRVSGAGTRID
- a CDS encoding carbohydrate ABC transporter permease — its product is MIGKESVAGRIVKFAFLGVWLLFTVFPLYWITVTSLKAPGDIFHFPLAYWPERFSLENYSGLFGTADFGTYLTNSLIVSTVAGATATAISMLSAYVLARFEFRTKSALLMAALVTQMIPSFIALGPLYLLMTDLKLVDNRFGLILVYIAVCIPFCTVMLRGFFENIPDALEEAAMIDGLSRFTALFRVLLPVMRPGIVAAFIFNFVNCWNELFLSVTLMNSDSNKTVPTALNGFISGFNIDWGSMSAAAVLTILPTMLLFAFASRHIVQGLTSGAVKG
- a CDS encoding carbohydrate ABC transporter permease encodes the protein MSVTSTSTAKTTGSGRGEASRKRGLPQGGGRRREFTTRRGLQIAAFMAPAAVFVAVFTYYPMIAGGQMAFRNWKLTDLTDTSWVGLKNFRDVFADPAWGTVLGNTAVWVVGSIVPQLVIGFALALWLRRRFRFRGLYQALIFFPWAISGFLIGILFRWLFNSEFGVVNDLLQKAGLIDEPIAWLADPKTAMVAVLIANIWYGVTFFAIMILAALQSIPDELYEAAALDGASKSRTLFQITIPYIRTTLALTVLLRVIWIFNFPDLIFGMTGGGPNNETHIVTTWMIKITQQGDYGRASALGLLVVAALLVFAVFFLMATREKKGVRS
- a CDS encoding ABC transporter substrate-binding protein produces the protein MRRRTAALALGTAAAMVLTGCSTMSPEASGTVTLNMVESLTNPTRTDLLKDLIADFEQQNPKIKVNLVSPPTEQADQKLQQMLQSGSGVDVLEVRDITVGPWSNNGWLYDMKKDLDGWKGWEAMTENAVNASKDAKGRTYFVPYGFYGLSLFYRKDLIKEAGFSKPPATWAELVEQASAVHDPAKRRYGYAFRGGANSNSNATAAIEAYLADQVDPANGFKLKSGRTIFSAPEAQDAMENYLELFKQASPKSSVSWGYPEMVEAFSNGSTAFLLQDPEVIATVSESKSISKGQWGTAPLVAGPGGKTVQPLATAGWGVAKGSGHKAEAVKLVEFLSQGEASTTFTKKNSLVPILKSATSDPFYRTGPWSSYVTMTEQPDTYLVVTQPRGVTWWAEWQQKADADVQKLILGKTTPKKLLAGWDAYWTEKWQQEQ